The DNA sequence TAGCCCAAGGCACTGGCACACTAAGGCTTTGTAGATCAACCCAAACAATACATTGTTAATGTGTAGACAGACTTCTACTAGCCAGTCAGGGCTTCGGCTGTAATCATGGCTGTTGCCTAAGACTACTGATCACCTATGGATCACTAGGATGCTTTGAGTTCAGACAAGCATTTAAAACACTCAagtcaccgggcgtggtggcgcacacctttaatcccagcacttgggaggcagaggcaggtggatttctgagttcgaggacagcctgatctacaaagtgagttccagaacagccagggctatgcagagaaaccctgcctacaAACAAAAAAGTcgggctcaagagatggctcatgAGGGAAGAGCATTTAGCTAttacagagggcctgggtttcGTTCCTTGTACCAACATGGAAGTTCACACTGCCTGAAACTGCTCCGGGAGCTCTCACAGGCAGCCACTTCCAACCTGTGGATTCCTGCACACATAAGGCATAGGCTCACGGGCACATACACTTAAAGATTAAAAGCTCATTCAAGTCTGGCCTGAGATGCTGGGATTCATGAGGCCTATTTTTTTGAAGTCCTACAAATGTCATATTAAAATGACTTGTCCGGTTCATTAACCTAAAACAACATAATTTATGGGAAGAAATTCAGGCCACTGAATGACAAGCTCAAATTTGAGCCACACCATGACAAAAAtacttcttgtctttttttgtttgtttttgactccTCCCTTTGTAGGAACTGCATTTCTTTAGTTTCTCCTAGAAGACAGGAAATCCTGactcttgaaaaaaattacaattctAAAATTTTGTATGTGGCAGAGGTATGTACTATGGTGTgcctggggaggtcagaggaaaacttgttaGAGTCAAGTTTCTGCTTCCACCATACGGGTCTTCAGGAACAGACTAAGACCATCGGAATTGGTAGCAATTGCCCTTACCCgctgaaccaccaccaccaccaccaccactgctgattctGTAATTCTATTCTCTCCACCAAATAAATTAATGAGATGTTTATTTGAGCATTTCCCAAGTATTTACTCAGTgctagacaaaagaaaaaaaatccaaacatgaTTCATGCTATTTGGATAAACAGAAGGGGGGAAGGCAGAGAACTAACATTTAAGTGATTAACAGCGCTTTTGAATACCAGTAGAACCATaaaaaatatactgtataaaggaataaaagaattAATGGCAGTCGACAACTTAAGAGAGGAGAAGTAGGTGGGATAAGGAGCTGGTAAAAAGCAAGGACTGAAAATTGTGGGAAAAAAAGTAACAGGGAAGGAGAAGTCAAGAAGCTGAAAGAACTTGACAGTGCTAGcttggagagatggggaggggctgTGACAGCCGAGGACCTGAGGACCTGAAGACCATGGGCACGTGTCCTGAAGATCTTGGGTGGGAAATGACATCAGGTATCTGATGTGAATTACTGGGTAATGTTAGGCAAATAGTGTTAACCTCTCTGGATCTGTGCAGCAGATCAAAGACCCGAAGGTGAGAAGGACAGGAGACTAACAAGATTTAAACTTTGCAAAGCATTTCAGTGACTTTATGAAACCAATGCTATGGGTGGTAAATACAGGCCTATAAATATCACTAAGGAAACAGCAAGATAACCTTGGGTTCAAAGCCATTCCTCGAAATTTTAgccagattctgtctcaaaaaaaaaaaaaaaaaaaaaaaaaaaaaaaaagatgaggcaTAACTTAATTGTTATTTGGATATCCCGTAATTAGCATATGAACTGACTTGAGGTTATACATATAGTGTTTGACTTCTTCAGATATTTAATCAGATGCTCAGGTAGGCAAGTGAAAACACTCTAAGGAAATAAACGTGGTTTGTAAACCAGTCTAGGCTGGAGGGTACTGAGGGGACAGCACACCCGAGAGGGCGGGTAACGGCTCTTTGAAGTAGGGGATTCTCGGACTTGGTTCCTATTTACATCGAGACTGGGAAGGCTAAAAGGGTTCTAAGCGAGAGTGACAGGATCAATAATGAACTAGGGGAAGAGTGAAGCCATCCTCGCGGTGACTGGACAAATTTCCAATTATGCAAAGGACCTGAAACAGCCTCAAAGGTCCGAGACCGCAGCCGGGAGTTTACCTGTCCTCCAGTACCGACTCCAGAGGCTCCACACCGTCGGTGTCCACGGCGTGCAGCTGATCCGCAAAGGCGATGGCTTTCTCTAGCCGGTCCACCGCCTCGCGGCTGCCGAAGTTCACCAGCGCCAGCCGCTCCAGATGCTCGATTACCGCGGGGGATACGCGACCGTTGCCCTGGGGAACGAGGCGTGGAGCCTGGGTCCCCAGCCCCGCCGCCTGGATCTTTCCCTGTGGACCCGCTTTGGAAGCAAAGCTTCGGCCCGCGTCCAGCGGGGCCCGAAATCGCACACTCGCGGCCCGTGACCACATTTCTTTTGCTTCTCGGCCCCCGTAGCGACAGACGGTAGGGCGGCGCGCGCGCGGGGTGGGGGTGACGACATCAGAATGCGTCGCCGTCACCGCAGCTGCCATCACCGCCATGAACAGCGTCGGGGAGGCTTGCACTGACATGAAGCGCG is a window from the Mus caroli chromosome 5, CAROLI_EIJ_v1.1, whole genome shotgun sequence genome containing:
- the Gatc gene encoding glutamyl-tRNA(Gln) amidotransferase subunit C, mitochondrial; translation: MWSRAASVRFRAPLDAGRSFASKAGPQGKIQAAGLGTQAPRLVPQGNGRVSPAVIEHLERLALVNFGSREAVDRLEKAIAFADQLHAVDTDGVEPLESVLEDRCLYLRSDNVAEGSCAEELLQNSNHVVEEYFVAPPGNISLPDMVNKIPSSTAE